DNA sequence from the Amycolatopsis sp. Hca4 genome:
TCGGCGCCGGCCTGCTCGCCGTGGCCGTGGTCGTGGTCATGGTGCTGGCGATGCTGCGGCTGAGCCGGGTCGCGGCCGGGCGGCGGACCGGCGCGACGCGCGTCGTGGCCGTGCTCGCCGTGGTCTGGATCGTCTCCTCGGTGTTCGGCGTCGAGATCGCGCCGGGGCAGCCGGTCGCCGCCCAGAGCGCCGCCGCGCTGGCCTACGGGGACCTGCGCCAGGTCGGCGCCGACCTGCGGGACCAGCGGCCCTTCGGGGAGCTGGCCGCCGAGGACGCCTTCCGGGCCACCCCGGGCGCGCAGCTGCTGAACGGGCTGCGCGGCAAGAACGTCGTGCTGACCTTCGTGGAGAGCTACGGGCGGATCGCGCTCGACGACCCGGTCATCGGCGCGAAGATCGGCCCGGCGCTCGACGCGGGCACGGCCGAGCTGCGGGCGGCGGGCATCGGCGCGAGGAGCGCCTTCCTGTCCTCTTCGACGTTCGGCGGCGGCAGCTGGCTGGCGCACTCGACCGTGCAGTCGGGGATGTGGATCGACAACCAGCAGCGGTACAACGACCTGCTCGCCGGCGACCGGCTGACCCTCGGCGGGGCGTTCCAGCGGGCGGGCTGGCGGACGGTCTGGGACGTGCCCGCGCACACCAAGGACTGGCCGGAGGGGCAGAAGTTCTACCACCCCGACGCCTACTACGACGCCCGTTCCATCGGCTACCACGGGCCGGGCTACGCCTACGCCACCATGCCGGACCAGTTCTCGCTCTCCATGCTGCAGCGCAAGGAGCTGGCGAAGGCGACGCCGCAGCGCCCGGTGATGGCGGAGGTCGACCTGGTCTCCAGCCACGCACCGTGGTCCCCGCGGCCCTGGCTGGTCGACTGGAACCAGGTCGGGGACGGCTCGGTCTTCAACCCCCAGCCCGCGGCGGGCGAAGCGCCGGAGTCGGTCTGGAAGGACCCGGAAAAGATCCGCGAGGCCTACCGCGACGCGACCGACTACTCGCTGAAGACGGTGATCTCGTTCGTCAAGCAGTACGGCGACGAGAACACGGTCCTGGTGTTCCTCGGTGACCACCAGCCGCCGGTGGTCACCCCGCAGGGCGCGGTCCACGACGTGCCGGTCACCATCGTGGCCAAGGACCCGAAGGTGCTCGACCGGATCGCCGGCTGGGGCTGGCAGGACGGCCTGCACCCCGGTGCGCAGGCTCCGGTGTGGAAGATGGATTCCTTCCGCGACCGGTTCCTCAACGCCTTCGCCCGCTGACCGTCCTCTCCGGACGGACGGCAGCGGTTCCGTGCGCCCGGGCGGGGAATCCGCCACCGACCAGTGGCCCGGGCTAGCCCGGATGGAGCAGTGGGGTGACTTTCCGCTGCGCGCCGGTTCACTGGCCCGATGAATTGCCGGTAATTCCCGTGCACTTCTACGCTCGGGAAGTCGGGTTCTCGGCGGTTGAGGAGTGGCCATGTTCAGGAAATGCGCGGTTTTTGCGATCGCGGTGTTTTCCCTTTTCGGTCTGTCGGTCGTGCCTGCGGTCGCGGCGACCGGTGATTTCGCGCCGCCCGGCTGCATCGGCGAGCGCTACGGGACCCTGTTCGGCGAAGGGGTCTCCGTCAGCTGTTTTCCCGGCTCCGGCTACGGATACCGCGTTCTCGCGCATTGTTCGAACGGTTCCGCGTACTGGCTGGTGGCCGGGCTCCCGGTGCCCTACGGATTCGGTCCGGCGGTTGCGGAGTGCTCGGGGGCGCTGCTCGTGCCGGCCCGGCTGATCGTCTACCAGGTCGACGAAATCTGATTCGGGCAGGGAACCGCCCGGCCACCGTTTTTCCCGGTGGCCGGGCGGTGTCGTGCCCGCATTCCGGTCGGCCGGAGGGACGGCCGGGCACCTCCGGTGCCCGGCAGACTCCCGTTCGCGCCGGTGCCCGGTGCGGCGTGTTCTACTTGGTTCAGACCTTTGCGATGCCGCGACGAAGGGGTGGCGGACACGGCGCGGGCGGCCCGGCGGCCGGTCCGCGGCCCGGTCGTTGTCGGGGAAAACCCTTGCCTCATAGCGGTTTATGACTATCCATAGTGGACTTCGGGGCGGGAAATCCGGACAGAAAACCGGACAAATCTGGACCCGGCGCGGGCCTGCCCCGCACACTCGGCGGACGGTGTGTTTCTTTCCCCCGGCCTTGGAGGAGTTCCCATGCGTCGAAGAATCGCCCTGACCCTCGGCAGCGCCGCCGCCGTCCTCACCGCGTCGCTGACCGCGCTCACCCCCGCCGTGGCCCAGGCCTCACCCGGGCTGATCGCCGCCATGCAGCGGGACCTCGGCCTCACCGCCGCGCAGGCGTCGGCCCGGCTCACCCAGGAGATGTCCGCCACCCGGGTGCTGCCCGGCGCGCAGCGGGCCGCCGGCGCCGCGTTCGGGGGCGCGTGGTTCGACCCCGCGCGGGGCAGGCTGGTGGTCGGCGTGACCGACCCGGCCGCGGCCGCCGCCGTCCGGCAGGCCGGGGCCGAACCCGTCGCGGCCCGCACCAGCGCGGCTCAGCTCGACGCGGCCAAGGCCGCGATCGACGCGTCGGCCAAGGCGCAGCCCGCTCCGGCCGCCGTCACCGGCTGGCGCACCGACCCGCGGGCCGGCAGCGTCGTGGTCACCGTGGCGCCGGGCGCCCGCGGCGCGGACGTCGACGCCTTCCTGGCCCGGGCGGCGAAGGCCGGCCCGGTCACCGTGGCGACCGCACCGGCGGCCGCGCCCTTCTCGGCCGGGACGGTCGGCGGCGACCCGTACTACATCAACGGCAACACCCGCTGCTCGATCGGCTTCTCCGTGCAGGGCGGGTTCGTCAGCGCCGGGCACTGCGGCGGCGCGGGCAGCTCGGTCGTCGGCTGGGACGGCTCGTGGATGGGCACCTTCGCCGGGTCTTCCTTCCCCGGCAACGACTATTCGTTCATCCGCATCGGCGGCGGCTGGTGGACCGCGCCGGTGGTGCTCGGCTGGGGCACGGTGAGCGACGCGCTCGTGCGCGGGTCCTGGGTCGCGCCGGTCGGCACGTCGGTGTGCCGCTCGGGCTCGACCACGCACTGGCACTGCGGCACGGTGCTCGGCCAGAACGAGACGGTCAACTACGCCCAGGGTGCGGTCTACCAGATGACCCGCACCAACGTCTGCGCCGAGCCGGGCGACTCCGGCGGCTCGTTCATCACCGGTGACCAGGCCCAGGGCGTCACCTCCGGCGGCTGGGGCAACTGCAGCTCGGGCGGCGAGACGTGGTTCCAGCCGGTCAACGAGATCCTGCAGACCTACGGCGTATCCCTCGTGACGGCGTAGCGGGCCCTTCCGGCGGCGGTGCGATGAATCCGGCGGCCGCCGCCGGTAGGTACCGGTGCGGCCGCACCACCGGGGTGCGGCGTGAAGGCACCGGGAGCGGACATGAGCGTGATCGTCGTCGAGTTCACCACCCTGGACGGCGTCGTCGAGGACCCCGACGGCTCCGGCGGCACGGCTTCCGGCGGCTGGGCGTTCCGGCACGGCCCGGAAGCGGTGGCGGGGGACAAGTTCCGGCTCGGCCCGCTGCTGGAGACCGGCGTCCTGCTGTTCGGCCGGACCACGTGGGAGCTGTTCGCGAAGCTCTGGCCGGGCCGCTCGGGCGAGTTCCCCGACCGGCTCAACGCGGCGGCGAAACTGGTCGCGTCCCGGACGTTGCCCGACGTGTCGGCGTGGCAGAACTCCGTGTTGCTGCGCGGAGAACTCGCTGACGCGATCGTGGAGGAGGAGCGGGACGTGGTCGTCATCGGGTCGGTCGGGATCGCCCGGCAGCTCGCCCGCCACGGCCTCGTCGACGAGTACCGCCTGCTCGTCTTCCCGAGCGTCGCGGGGGAGGGCAGGCGGCTGTTCGAGGACGCGGTGGACTTCGACCTCGTCTCGGCCACCCAGGCCGGGCCGGCGATCCTCAGCACCTACCGGACGCGTTAGGTCCGCAGGAGGCTGCCGAGCCAGCCGCCGAGGACCTGCTGGACCTCGGCGCGGGTCCGGGCCGGTTCCCCGGACGCGGCGATCATCCGCGCCGCCTCCATCACCGCGCTGAGCACCAGCTGGGCCAGGGCGCGGACCGGCATCTCGACGATCAGCCCGTCCGCACGGGCCTGCTCCAGCACGGACACGATCAGGCCGAGGCCGTACTCCGCCTCGATCTCGCGCCAGGCCTCCCAGCCGAGCACCGCGGGTGCGTCGGTGAGCGAGATCCGGCGGACCTCCTCGCGCAGGCAGGCGTCGAGGAAGACGCCGAGGCCGGCGAGCATGCCGGCGAGCGGGTCCGCGCCGGCGGCGAACGCGGCCCGGACCTCTTCGGTCAGCTCGCGTTCCAGCTCCTCGACGACGGCGCGGAACAAGCCCTGCTTGTCGGCGTAGTGGTGGTACAGCGCGCCGCGGGTCACCCCGGCGGCGCGGGTGATCTCGTCGGCCGGCACCGCCGGGTAGCCGCGGGCGGCGAACAGCTCCCGCGCGGCGGCGACCAGTGCGGCCTTCGTGCCGGCGGAACGGTCCTGCTGGGTACGTCGCACCCGCCTAATCTGCCATGGCGCCCGCGAACTCCACGACGTGGCGGGCCAGCACCGCCGGCTGGTCCTCGGACAGGAACGTGTAGCAGTCCGCCACCTCGACGAGTCGCGCGTCGGGCAGCAGGGCGGCGAGCCGGTGGGCCAGCCGGATCGGGAACAGCCGGTCCTCCGTCGCCCAGGCGAGCAGCACCGGCCGGTCGAACCCGCGCAGCGCCTCGGCGGCCGCGAGCGTGTACCGCGGGTGCACGGCCCGCAGCAGTTTCCGCAGGTCCCGGCGCACCTCGGCGGACTTGCGCAGCGGCGAGAGGTAGGCCTGCGCGACCGCGTCCGGCAGCGGCCGCTTGACCACCCGGCCGAACAGGACCGGCAGCGGGTACAGCGCCCGGATGCGGAGCAGCTGTCCCAGCACCGCCATCGAGCCGGGGATCCGGGCCAGCGGCGGCAGCGCCTTGAAGATCGGCGGGAAGAAGTACTCGAAGCAGTCGGACGGCGTGAGCACGACCCGGCCCACCCGCTCCGGACGGCGGCTGAGCAGGATCTGCGTCAGCGCACCGCCCGTGTCGTTGGCGACGAGGGTGACGTCCCGCAGGTCCAGCGCGTCGAGGAAGTCCGCGATCACGTCGGCGTGGCCGACGGGGGAGAGGTCGGCGTCCGCTCGCATCGGCAGGTCGTGCGAGCCGAGGGGCAGATCGGGGGCCAGGCACCGGAACCCGGCCGCGGCGACGTCGGGGACGACCTTCCGCCAGAGTTCGGCGTTCGTCAGCACGCCGTGGATGAAGACGACCGGGGTGCCGCTGCCGCGCGCCCAGTAGCGCACTTCGCCGGCGGGCAGCCGGACGCGGTGTTCCCGACCCAGTGCTTCGCTGCGGTTCGTCATGCTCGCAGGTTACATACATGGTGTATGTATGTAAATGTGCCGGGATGGCTCGGGACGTGGGCGTGGCCCGGCGCGGGTTCGGGCTTGGCGGACGCGTTCGGCTCGCAGAGCTGATGGCGGGAGAGCGGCAAGATCGGCCGGCTGATGCGGTGGTGCCCCGGGACTTGGCTTCGGGGAAAGGTCGGATCCGGGGGCACCACCGCCCGCGGACGGCTGACGGGTGTCTCGCGGTGGACCCACCCTACGAACGGCCGAACGCCCTGACCAGGGCCTCGATGCGGTGTCGAAGGTTTGTCGCCCGGTCGGTCACCGGGCCTACCGAGAGTGGGTCCCGGTCATCGGTTCCCCGGCTTCGGGCTCGTCCGGCGGCCGGTCGGCGTGGCGGTGGACGATCTTCCACTCGCTGTCTTCGCGGCGGTACACGTGCGTGGCGCGCAGGGTGTATGTCGTCGGCTTTCCGTTGACCGACACCGTGTTGTGCTCGAAGCCGATGGTGTACGCGAGGTCGCCGCTCGCGCCCGCCGCGATCACCTCGAACCGGTAGCCGCGCGAGTCGGAGAACTGGGCCGCGACGCGCTTGAAGGCCGCGCTGACGTCGGGCCAGCCGGTCCGGACCGGCAGCCAGGCCCCGAACAGGCTGACCGGGTCCGCGTGCGACCACAACGCGGTGCGCGGCTCCGGGTCCCCGCGGTGGATGGCCTGCTCGGCGGCGGTCTGCCGCGGCAGCACGTCGGCCAGGAAGCTCTCGGCTGGTGCCGGCATGATGACTCCAATACAGTCGTGCTGTTTTCAATACAGTGAGGATGTATCGGATGAGTGGGCCCGTCAAGCGCCAGTACGACGCGAGCCGGCGCCGGGAACAGGCGCGGGAGAACCGGCGGCGGATCGTGGCGGCCGCGCACGAGCTGTTCGTCACGCGCGGTTACGGCCGGACGACCATCGCCGACATCGCCGCCGAAGCCGGAGTCGCCGCGGAGACGGTGTACGCGGCGTTCAAGAACAAGCCCGCGCTGCTGCACCGCGCGTGGGACGTCGCGGTGGGTGGCGACGACGAGGACGTGCCGCTGCTGGAGCGTCCCGAACTGCGGGCCGTGCTCGCCGAGCCCGACCTGCGGGCCCGGCTCGCGGGATTCGCCGCGGTCAACACCGCGGTGATGCGGCGGACCGCGCGGCTGCACCTGGCCGTGCGCGGCGCGGCGGCGAGCGAGCCCGCGGCGGCGGCGCTGCTGGCCGAGATCGACGGCGCGCGGCTGGAGGCGATGGCCGAGCACGCCAGGGCCGCGGCGGCCACCGGGCAGCTGGCGGTTTCCGAAGAGGAGTGCCGGGACGTGCTGTGGTCCACGACGGACGGGACGCTCTGGCACCGGCTCGTCGAGGGCCGCGGGTGGTCCGGCGAGCGGTACGCGGCCTGGCTCGGCCGGCTGTGGGTGGCGGCCCTGCTGGGTTGACCGGCGTGGGTTGACCGGTGCTGAACGCGCGCTTAACCTTAAGTTGAAACTTCAACCGATCTGCGCGCAGCACGGAGTCGTCGATGTCGATCTTCCGCCTGAACCACGCCGTGCTCTACGTGCGGAACCTGGCCGAAAGCGTGGCCTTCTACCGGGACGTGCTCGGCTTCGGGTACATCGACGGCGGTGACGCGTACCGGGGCGCGGCGTTCCTGCGGGCGCCCGGCTCGGCCAACGACCACGACCTCGGCCTGTTCGAAATCGGGGCGGACGCGGCGGACTCCGGGGCCGGGCGGACTTCGGTGGGCCTCTACCACCTGGCGTGGGAGGTCGACACGCTCGGGGACCTCGAGCGGCTCGCCGCCCGGCTCACCGAAGCGGGCGCGCTGGTCGGCTCGTCCGACCACGGGACCACGAAGTCCCTGTACGCCAAGGACCCCAACGGGCTGGAGTTCGAAGTGGTCTGGATCATCCCGCGCGAGCTGCTGACCGATGAGGACCGCGCGAAGGGCGCGTCGATCGGACGGCTCGACCTCGCGGCGGAGCTGGCGAAGTACGGTCCCGACGCGCGCAGCGGCGTCGGGATCTCGCGCTCCTCCTAGACCGCGGCGCCCGCCCGCGTCGGCTCGGACGACCGTTGCCGGACGGACAGGTTGCCCAGCGCGAAGCGGCCCGGGCCGGTGAATGCGATGAGCAGCAGCGACCAGCAGAACAGCGCGGCCGCTTCGCCGCCGTTCTGGATCGGGAACAGGCCGGTCGGCAGGTGGACGACGAAGTAGGCGTACGCCATCGAGCCGGAGCCGAGCACGGCGGCGACGCGGCTGCCGAGGCCGACGCAGACGAGCACCCCGCAGACGAGCTGGATGACCGCGGCCCACCAGCCGGGCCAGGCCCCGACGGCGATCGTCGACTTCGCACCGAACAGGCCGAAGAGCGACTTGAGGCCGTGGCAGACGAAGAGGAAGCCGATGACGATGCGGTAGAGCCCGAGGACGTGGTCGCGGGCCGGGTCCAGGCGATGCATGGTGCCTCCGGTGAGCGGGGAGAGGGCGGCATCGAACCGGCCGGCAGTGCGGCCGGCCGTGTGCGAATTCGGGTCACCCAGATATACCGGTCGTGGACTGTTGCCACAAGCTCCAAATGTCGTGTAAAGCAGTTTCGAAACCCATGATCGGCCGGCGGCGATGCGCACGGCAGCGTTGTGGCGCAACGAGAATCCGCCGTACGGGTGATCTTCCTTCAGTGGTCCAGACCTCTGTGTAATCGGGGTCGATGTTACCGCGGTGTTTCGGGATTATTTTCGAGTCTTTCGATGTCGCTGCTTAACGCGCGACTTAACAAAATGGGGGGATCCGAATGTCGTATTCGACGCGTCCGGATGATGTGTGACGGCCGGGGGGAGCCGCTCGCCCCGCGGGCTCCGGATGCGACGTTCGACATGATCGCCGAGTTGCTCCACCGGTTTGAGGTGCCACCCCCTAAGGTGGCTCCATGGTGGACGAAGAAGTCGTCTCGGAGCGCATCCGGCAGATCGCCGCCACCCTCGAGGGCCGCGCGGCCGAACTCACCGGCGAGCTGGTCCAGCTGTACGCCACCGATCTGCCGCAGCTGGTCAACGACGACGAGCGCATGGTGAGCCTGCTGTCGGCGAGTGTGTACCAGAACATCGAGACCGCGCTGCAGATCTTCCGGCACGGCATCGACCCGGCGGGCGTCGAGCCGCCGGCCGCGGCCATCGAGTACGCGCGCCGGCTCGCCCAGCGCGGCACCCCGGTGTTCGACCTGATCCGCGCCTACGACCTCGGGCAGGCCGCGATGCTGGACTTCGGGTTCCAGGAGTGCATCCGTGCGGTCGACGACGCGGCCCTGCTCGGGGCCATGATGCGACGGCTGCTGCGGGTCGCCTACGAGTTCATCACCCGGGTCGTCCGCCAGCTCGTCGGCGTCTACCAGGACGAACGCGACCGCTGGCTGCTCAACCGCAGTGCCGCGCGGGCGGCGAAGGTGGCCGACCTGCTCGACGGCAACGGCGGCCTGATCGACGTCGACGCGGCCGAGGCGGTGATCGGCTACCGGCTGCGCGGCACGCACGTGGGGATGATCGTCTGGCACGCGTCGGCGGCCTTCGTCGACGACGCGCTGTCGCTGCTGGAGTCGGTCGCGGGCGCGGTGTTCGAGCGCGTCCGCGGGCAGGGCCGCCCGCTGTTCGTCCCGCGCGACGAGGCCAGCGCCTGGGTGTGGCTCCCGCTCGCCCCGGGTGCGACGGTCGGCCGCGACCACCTCGACGCGGCGCTCGCCGAGGCCGAAACGGGCGTCCGGGTGACCGTCGGTGACCCCGGCACCGGCGTCGCTGGCTTCCGCGACACCCACCAGCAGGCCCGCCGCGTGCACGCGCTGGCGCTGGCGGCGGGGGAGCACTGCGACCGGGTGCTGACCTTCCGCGAGGTCGGCACGGTGGCGCTGATGACCAGCGACCTGAACGCGGCCCGCCTGTGGGTCGCGAGCACCCTGGGCCCGCTGGCGGCCGACGACGAGAACTGCGCCCGCCTGCGCGAGACGCTGCGGGTGTTCCTGACCACGGGCGCCAGCTACACGGCGGCGGCCGCGGAGCTGACGATGCACAAGAACTCGGTCCAGTACCGCGTCCGCAAGGCCGAGGAGCTGCTGCCCCGCGGCCTCGGCGACGAGCGCCTGGACGTCGAGCTGGCCCTGGCCCTGTGCCGCCGCCTGGGCTCGGCGCTGCTCTCCCCGCCGTGAGCTGGGCGTCTTTGGTGTCCGGGACCACCGGGTCCCAAGATCGTTGGGCCGCGGGCACGAAGCCCGGGAGCCGATCTTCACCTACCGTGCTCGCATGGGTGAGAACGGTGGGATGCTCGCACTGGTGCGGCTACGCCGAGGCGTCGTCGGCGAGAGCAGACGCGTCTGCCACCTGATCCCGGTCCCGGCCGGTCCGGTCCCGGAGCACCTGACGGCCTTGTGCGGCGAGTCGATCTTCCCCGGGGACGCCGAGGTGCTGGACGGGCTGCGGGGGATGCCGTGCCACGCGTGCCTCGTGCGGAGCGCCTCGCCGGAGCCGGGCCGGCTGGCGAACGCGGGCTGACGGCTCCGCACGTCCTTCGCTGAATCGATCTCGTGAAAACGCCACCGGCTTTGCCGCTGCGGCGTTCACGGTGAATTGTTTGTCGGTGAATATCCGACCGGACAACTCGACCATTTCTCGCGCGATCACCGCACGTAGTCAATCGACTGTCCACAGTGGCGAACACGGCCGATTCCACTGTGGATGGCGTGGGAAACTGCGGCGACTGGTCCAGGTTCGATAGGTCATTCGGCTGAACTCTGCGGATTACGTACCCAAGTACGGTCTCGTGCCCCTTAACCTTGCGTGATTCTTCGTCAATCGCACTGGGGAGTGAGATGAAGTCCACGTCACCGCCTTGGTTTCCGCGCGCCCATTCGCCGTCGGGGGCCGACCGCCGGCGATGACGGAAGCCGGAACACTCGAACGTTTCGCGGAAATCGCCCGGCGTTCGCCCTCGCGGGTGGCCGTCCTCGGTGATCGGCCGGTGAGCTACGGCGAGCTGGCCGAGCGGGCCGGCGGGCGGGCCGCGCGGCTGCTCGACGCCGGGGTGCGGCCGGGGGAGTTCGTCGGCCTGGTCACCGGGCACGGCACCGCCGCCATCTCGGCGATCCTCGGCACCCTCGCCGCGGGTTGCGCCTACGTGCCGCTGGACCCGACCTTCCCGCGGGACCGGCTGGCCCACCAGGTCGCCGCCGCCCGGGTGTCGGCCGTGCTGGCCGATCCCGAACACCTCGAGCTCGCGGAAGCCCTGTGCCACAACGGATCCGCTCGCGTTGTCCAGTCGCCATCGGACGACACCGCGCCGCTGCCGGTGCCCGGACCGGACCCGGACGCGCCGGCCTACGTGCTGTTCACCTCCGGCTCCACCGGGACGCCGAAGGCGGTCGCGCAGACCCACCGCAACCTGCTGCACGTCGTGGACAACCAGATCGCCACGCTCGGGATCACCGCCGCCGACCGGGTCAGCCTGCTGGCCTCCTTCGGCTTCGACGCGGCCATCCCGGACCTCTACCCGGCGCTGCTGACCGGCGCCGCCGTGGTGCCGGTCGACGTCCGCGCCCACGGCGTGGCCCACGCGGCCCGGGAACTCGCGCGGCACGCGGTGACCGTCTATCACTCGACGCCCACGGTCTACCGCTACCTGCTCGACGCCCTCGAAGGGGACCTGCCGTCGGTGCGGACCGTCCTGCTCGGCGGCGAGCAGGCCACCTACGCCGACGTCCGCC
Encoded proteins:
- a CDS encoding sulfatase-like hydrolase/transferase, which gives rise to MVGNTGLPLVRLVRRRTPVTGAALPDFGLPRPGRGHHVVAGRVLTVLAALLVLFGLLAPDDLSSFSAAALVRVPVEGLVIGAVLLVLPPRPRRVAAVLAGLGLGLLTLMKALDTGFYATLEKPFDPVYDWSFFSAGVEFLAGQIGDAATVAALIGAGLLAVAVVVVMVLAMLRLSRVAAGRRTGATRVVAVLAVVWIVSSVFGVEIAPGQPVAAQSAAALAYGDLRQVGADLRDQRPFGELAAEDAFRATPGAQLLNGLRGKNVVLTFVESYGRIALDDPVIGAKIGPALDAGTAELRAAGIGARSAFLSSSTFGGGSWLAHSTVQSGMWIDNQQRYNDLLAGDRLTLGGAFQRAGWRTVWDVPAHTKDWPEGQKFYHPDAYYDARSIGYHGPGYAYATMPDQFSLSMLQRKELAKATPQRPVMAEVDLVSSHAPWSPRPWLVDWNQVGDGSVFNPQPAAGEAPESVWKDPEKIREAYRDATDYSLKTVISFVKQYGDENTVLVFLGDHQPPVVTPQGAVHDVPVTIVAKDPKVLDRIAGWGWQDGLHPGAQAPVWKMDSFRDRFLNAFAR
- a CDS encoding S1 family peptidase, producing the protein MRRRIALTLGSAAAVLTASLTALTPAVAQASPGLIAAMQRDLGLTAAQASARLTQEMSATRVLPGAQRAAGAAFGGAWFDPARGRLVVGVTDPAAAAAVRQAGAEPVAARTSAAQLDAAKAAIDASAKAQPAPAAVTGWRTDPRAGSVVVTVAPGARGADVDAFLARAAKAGPVTVATAPAAAPFSAGTVGGDPYYINGNTRCSIGFSVQGGFVSAGHCGGAGSSVVGWDGSWMGTFAGSSFPGNDYSFIRIGGGWWTAPVVLGWGTVSDALVRGSWVAPVGTSVCRSGSTTHWHCGTVLGQNETVNYAQGAVYQMTRTNVCAEPGDSGGSFITGDQAQGVTSGGWGNCSSGGETWFQPVNEILQTYGVSLVTA
- a CDS encoding dihydrofolate reductase family protein gives rise to the protein MSVIVVEFTTLDGVVEDPDGSGGTASGGWAFRHGPEAVAGDKFRLGPLLETGVLLFGRTTWELFAKLWPGRSGEFPDRLNAAAKLVASRTLPDVSAWQNSVLLRGELADAIVEEERDVVVIGSVGIARQLARHGLVDEYRLLVFPSVAGEGRRLFEDAVDFDLVSATQAGPAILSTYRTR
- a CDS encoding TetR/AcrR family transcriptional regulator, which codes for MRRTQQDRSAGTKAALVAAARELFAARGYPAVPADEITRAAGVTRGALYHHYADKQGLFRAVVEELERELTEEVRAAFAAGADPLAGMLAGLGVFLDACLREEVRRISLTDAPAVLGWEAWREIEAEYGLGLIVSVLEQARADGLIVEMPVRALAQLVLSAVMEAARMIAASGEPARTRAEVQQVLGGWLGSLLRT
- a CDS encoding alpha/beta fold hydrolase; this translates as MTNRSEALGREHRVRLPAGEVRYWARGSGTPVVFIHGVLTNAELWRKVVPDVAAAGFRCLAPDLPLGSHDLPMRADADLSPVGHADVIADFLDALDLRDVTLVANDTGGALTQILLSRRPERVGRVVLTPSDCFEYFFPPIFKALPPLARIPGSMAVLGQLLRIRALYPLPVLFGRVVKRPLPDAVAQAYLSPLRKSAEVRRDLRKLLRAVHPRYTLAAAEALRGFDRPVLLAWATEDRLFPIRLAHRLAALLPDARLVEVADCYTFLSEDQPAVLARHVVEFAGAMAD
- a CDS encoding nuclear transport factor 2 family protein; translation: MPAPAESFLADVLPRQTAAEQAIHRGDPEPRTALWSHADPVSLFGAWLPVRTGWPDVSAAFKRVAAQFSDSRGYRFEVIAAGASGDLAYTIGFEHNTVSVNGKPTTYTLRATHVYRREDSEWKIVHRHADRPPDEPEAGEPMTGTHSR
- a CDS encoding TetR/AcrR family transcriptional regulator, with product MSGPVKRQYDASRRREQARENRRRIVAAAHELFVTRGYGRTTIADIAAEAGVAAETVYAAFKNKPALLHRAWDVAVGGDDEDVPLLERPELRAVLAEPDLRARLAGFAAVNTAVMRRTARLHLAVRGAAASEPAAAALLAEIDGARLEAMAEHARAAAATGQLAVSEEECRDVLWSTTDGTLWHRLVEGRGWSGERYAAWLGRLWVAALLG
- a CDS encoding VOC family protein, with product MSIFRLNHAVLYVRNLAESVAFYRDVLGFGYIDGGDAYRGAAFLRAPGSANDHDLGLFEIGADAADSGAGRTSVGLYHLAWEVDTLGDLERLAARLTEAGALVGSSDHGTTKSLYAKDPNGLEFEVVWIIPRELLTDEDRAKGASIGRLDLAAELAKYGPDARSGVGISRSS
- a CDS encoding DoxX family protein, giving the protein MHRLDPARDHVLGLYRIVIGFLFVCHGLKSLFGLFGAKSTIAVGAWPGWWAAVIQLVCGVLVCVGLGSRVAAVLGSGSMAYAYFVVHLPTGLFPIQNGGEAAALFCWSLLLIAFTGPGRFALGNLSVRQRSSEPTRAGAAV
- a CDS encoding CdaR family transcriptional regulator, with the translated sequence MVDEEVVSERIRQIAATLEGRAAELTGELVQLYATDLPQLVNDDERMVSLLSASVYQNIETALQIFRHGIDPAGVEPPAAAIEYARRLAQRGTPVFDLIRAYDLGQAAMLDFGFQECIRAVDDAALLGAMMRRLLRVAYEFITRVVRQLVGVYQDERDRWLLNRSAARAAKVADLLDGNGGLIDVDAAEAVIGYRLRGTHVGMIVWHASAAFVDDALSLLESVAGAVFERVRGQGRPLFVPRDEASAWVWLPLAPGATVGRDHLDAALAEAETGVRVTVGDPGTGVAGFRDTHQQARRVHALALAAGEHCDRVLTFREVGTVALMTSDLNAARLWVASTLGPLAADDENCARLRETLRVFLTTGASYTAAAAELTMHKNSVQYRVRKAEELLPRGLGDERLDVELALALCRRLGSALLSPP